A genomic region of Streptomyces rimosus contains the following coding sequences:
- a CDS encoding AMP-binding protein, translating to MAERHPEGPQDSTAEGPPLDVLAQLTGGPRIDDVLSRAARRAPRRLALSGPSGDLTYAALEERATRCAAALRELDGEPGAVVGIAAVLDTSFAVAYFGASRARHVSAMFNPLLREERLTHVLRSAGARTVIVPPEMYARIQAVRGDLPALRTVVLTHREAGFQEATADVPTLDELIDAAPATAPFAGRDPEAVANLQFTSGTTGAPKTVMLTHRNLTVNAAQTAYTHRLTPESVLLNTLPSFHLMHLNIAVTVGATHLLRPGDDTVAALREGARHGATHLYSLPVRLARLAADDRLPELSVPSLRAVLSGGSALPARTADVLGGHFGVPVVQGYGLAETAPSTHFDDLDHPVAGSSGRPVPGTACRIVDLRTRAVLPVGGRGEIQVKGPQLMKGYLGRPREESVDPDGWFSTGDIGETDAEGRLFVVDRVKDVFKCDNWLVSPLEIENVLARCPGVTDCAVFDHPDELSGAVAHALVVLADEAADRDAVIRFVNDQLPYYQHIKYLDVVRHIPRSPTGKIQRRDLREQTLGGTRKHATGATHHTKGTSTMFTFINRFTVQGDAAEFEKRVGEITAHMSRQPGFRSHRLLRSAKDPQVYVEIAEWDDAESHGRALRTETFQQAVSEVKKLASADPAPFVPVTAAG from the coding sequence ATGGCCGAGCGCCACCCCGAGGGCCCGCAGGACAGCACCGCCGAGGGGCCGCCGCTCGACGTGCTGGCGCAGTTGACGGGCGGCCCGCGCATCGACGACGTGCTGTCGCGGGCGGCCCGCCGCGCCCCCAGACGGCTCGCGCTGAGCGGCCCCTCAGGGGACCTGACCTACGCGGCCCTGGAGGAGCGGGCGACGCGGTGCGCCGCCGCGCTGCGCGAACTGGACGGTGAACCCGGCGCGGTGGTGGGCATCGCCGCCGTACTGGACACCTCGTTCGCCGTGGCGTACTTCGGCGCCTCCCGGGCCCGGCACGTCAGCGCGATGTTCAACCCGCTGCTGCGCGAGGAGCGCCTGACGCACGTGCTGCGCTCGGCGGGCGCGCGGACCGTGATCGTCCCGCCGGAGATGTACGCGCGTATCCAGGCCGTACGAGGGGACCTGCCGGCGTTGCGGACCGTGGTGCTCACCCACCGCGAGGCCGGCTTTCAGGAGGCCACGGCCGACGTGCCCACGCTCGACGAGCTGATCGACGCGGCCCCCGCCACGGCGCCGTTCGCCGGCCGCGACCCCGAGGCCGTGGCCAACCTCCAGTTCACCAGCGGCACCACCGGCGCCCCGAAGACCGTCATGCTCACCCACCGCAACCTGACGGTGAACGCGGCCCAGACCGCGTACACCCACCGGCTCACCCCCGAGTCGGTGCTGCTCAACACCCTGCCGTCGTTCCACCTGATGCACCTGAACATCGCGGTGACCGTCGGCGCCACCCACCTGCTGCGGCCCGGCGACGACACCGTGGCCGCACTGCGCGAGGGCGCCCGCCACGGCGCGACGCACCTCTACAGCCTGCCGGTACGGCTGGCCCGGCTGGCGGCGGACGACCGGCTGCCGGAACTGTCCGTGCCCAGCCTGCGGGCCGTGCTCTCCGGCGGATCGGCCCTGCCCGCGCGGACCGCCGATGTCCTGGGCGGGCACTTCGGCGTCCCGGTCGTCCAGGGGTACGGACTGGCCGAGACCGCGCCGTCCACGCACTTCGACGACCTGGACCACCCGGTGGCCGGCTCGTCGGGCAGGCCCGTACCGGGCACCGCCTGCCGGATCGTGGACCTGCGGACCCGCGCCGTCCTCCCGGTGGGCGGCCGCGGCGAGATCCAGGTCAAGGGGCCCCAGCTGATGAAGGGGTACCTCGGCCGGCCGCGGGAGGAGTCCGTGGACCCGGACGGCTGGTTCTCGACCGGCGACATCGGCGAGACCGACGCGGAGGGGCGGCTGTTCGTCGTCGACCGGGTCAAGGACGTCTTCAAGTGCGACAACTGGCTGGTCTCGCCCCTGGAGATCGAGAACGTGCTGGCCCGCTGCCCCGGGGTGACGGACTGCGCGGTCTTCGACCACCCGGACGAGTTGAGCGGCGCCGTCGCGCACGCGCTGGTGGTCCTGGCGGACGAGGCCGCCGACCGCGACGCCGTCATCCGCTTCGTCAACGACCAGCTGCCCTACTACCAGCACATCAAGTACCTCGACGTCGTACGGCACATCCCGCGCTCGCCCACCGGCAAGATCCAGCGCCGCGACCTGCGGGAGCAGACCCTCGGCGGCACCCGGAAGCACGCCACGGGCGCCACCCATCACACGAAGGGCACCTCCACCATGTTCACCTTCATCAACCGGTTCACGGTCCAGGGCGACGCCGCCGAGTTCGAGAAGCGGGTCGGTGAGATCACCGCCCATATGTCGCGGCAGCCCGGCTTCCGCTCGCACCGCCTGCTGCGCTCCGCCAAGGACCCGCAGGTCTATGTCGAGATCGCCGAGTGGGACGACGCCGAGTCGCACGGCCGCGCGCTGCGCACCGAGACGTTCCAGCAGGCCGTGAGCGAGGTCAAGAAGCTCGCGAGCGCCGACCCGGCCCCGTTCGTCCCGGTCACCGCGGCCGGCTGA
- a CDS encoding nuclear transport factor 2 family protein — MTAPEQPSGVPVDTALYQEIQHFYGRQMRCLDEARVEEWAGTFTEDGVFVANAHPEPSVGRAAIAAGARKAAALLAEQGVQRRHWLGMLDADACDDGTVRARTYALIISTPRGGQAAVHLSTSCDDVLVREDGQLRVRHREVRRDDLRPE; from the coding sequence ATGACCGCCCCGGAACAGCCCTCGGGCGTCCCCGTGGACACCGCGCTCTACCAGGAGATCCAGCACTTCTACGGACGCCAGATGCGCTGCCTGGACGAGGCGCGGGTCGAGGAGTGGGCCGGCACCTTCACCGAGGACGGCGTCTTCGTCGCCAACGCCCACCCCGAGCCGTCCGTCGGGCGGGCCGCCATCGCGGCCGGGGCCCGCAAGGCCGCCGCCCTGCTGGCCGAGCAGGGCGTCCAGCGCCGCCACTGGCTCGGCATGCTGGACGCCGACGCCTGTGACGACGGCACCGTCCGCGCCCGCACCTACGCCCTGATCATCAGCACGCCGCGCGGCGGCCAGGCCGCGGTGCACCTGAGCACGAGCTGCGACGACGTGCTCGTACGGGAGGACGGCCAACTGCGCGTACGGCACCGCGAGGTGCGCCGGGACGACCTGCGGCCCGAGTAG
- a CDS encoding SDR family NAD(P)-dependent oxidoreductase yields the protein MTTSATPRTALVTGGTSGIGLAVVKTLAARGLRVFLCARSRENVDAVVKELRDQGLQVAGCEGDVRSRESVERVVRAAVDRFGPLSVLVNNAGRSGGGVTARIPDELWYDVIDTNLNSAFLVTREALTTGGLERAGVDGRIISIASTGGKQGVPLGAPYSASKAGLIGFTKALAKELAPTGVTVNAVCPGYVETPMAVRVRQAYAATWDTTEEDVLSRFNDKIPLGRYSTPEEVAALVGHLAGDEAGSITAQALNVCGGLGIY from the coding sequence ATGACTACCAGTGCCACGCCCAGGACCGCCCTGGTGACGGGCGGCACCAGCGGCATCGGGCTCGCCGTGGTGAAGACGCTCGCCGCCCGCGGGCTGCGGGTGTTCCTGTGCGCCCGCAGCCGCGAGAACGTCGACGCCGTGGTCAAGGAACTGCGCGACCAGGGGCTTCAGGTGGCCGGGTGCGAGGGGGACGTGCGGTCCCGGGAGTCGGTGGAGCGGGTGGTGCGCGCCGCGGTCGACCGGTTCGGGCCGCTGAGCGTCCTGGTGAACAACGCGGGGCGCAGCGGCGGCGGAGTGACCGCGCGCATCCCCGACGAGCTCTGGTACGACGTGATCGACACCAACCTCAACAGCGCCTTCCTGGTCACCCGTGAGGCCCTGACCACCGGCGGGCTGGAGCGGGCGGGCGTCGACGGGCGGATCATCAGCATCGCCTCCACCGGCGGCAAGCAGGGCGTTCCGCTGGGCGCCCCCTACTCGGCCTCGAAGGCGGGCCTGATCGGTTTCACCAAGGCGCTGGCCAAGGAGCTGGCCCCCACGGGGGTCACCGTCAACGCCGTGTGCCCGGGGTACGTGGAGACGCCGATGGCCGTCCGCGTACGGCAGGCGTACGCGGCCACCTGGGACACCACCGAGGAGGACGTGCTGTCCCGCTTCAACGACAAGATCCCGCTGGGGCGCTACTCCACACCCGAGGAGGTGGCCGCCCTGGTCGGCCACCTGGCGGGCGACGAGGCCGGGTCCATCACCGCGCAGGCCCTCAACGTCTGCGGCGGGCTGGGCATTTACTGA
- the oxyK gene encoding tetracycline nonaketamide D-ring cyclase/dehydratase OxyK produces the protein MPAPTSHRAVHRTEIDAPADRVYALIRDAAEWPRHFTPTVHVERAELDARSERLRIWATANGEVKHWTSHRALDPEGQSVRFRQEVCSPPVAAMSGEWVLRDLPGGRCELTLHHTFAAVDDRPEDVEWITTATDRNSRTELANIKALAEAAGSDAELLFSFEDSETVHAPAEAVYAFLAEAGKWPDRLPHVSRLDLTEPSDGVQVMTMVTRANDGSEHTTESVRVCFPDELRIVYKQIGTPPLMTLHTGEWSIRDTGDGLLVTSQHTIRINESAIPEILGADATAADARARVRAAVGGNSAATLALAKRFAEAPHAA, from the coding sequence ATGCCCGCACCCACATCCCACCGCGCCGTGCACCGCACGGAGATCGACGCCCCGGCCGACCGGGTGTACGCCCTGATCAGGGACGCCGCCGAGTGGCCCCGGCACTTCACCCCGACCGTCCACGTCGAGCGCGCGGAGCTCGACGCCCGCAGCGAGCGGCTGCGGATCTGGGCCACCGCCAACGGCGAGGTCAAGCACTGGACGTCGCACCGCGCCCTGGACCCCGAAGGGCAGAGCGTCCGGTTCCGGCAGGAGGTGTGTTCGCCTCCGGTGGCCGCGATGAGCGGTGAATGGGTCCTCCGGGACCTTCCGGGCGGGCGGTGCGAGCTGACGCTGCACCACACGTTCGCCGCGGTGGACGACCGCCCGGAGGACGTGGAGTGGATCACCACCGCGACCGACCGCAACAGCCGTACCGAGCTGGCGAACATCAAGGCGCTGGCCGAGGCCGCGGGGTCCGACGCGGAGCTGCTGTTCTCGTTCGAGGACTCCGAGACGGTGCACGCCCCGGCCGAGGCGGTGTACGCGTTCCTCGCGGAGGCCGGGAAGTGGCCCGACCGGCTGCCGCACGTCTCCCGGCTCGACCTCACCGAGCCGTCCGACGGCGTGCAGGTGATGACCATGGTCACCCGGGCCAACGACGGCTCGGAGCACACGACGGAGTCGGTGCGGGTCTGCTTCCCCGACGAACTGCGCATCGTCTACAAGCAGATCGGCACCCCGCCGCTGATGACCCTGCACACCGGTGAGTGGTCGATACGGGACACCGGGGACGGGCTGCTCGTCACCTCCCAGCACACCATCCGGATCAACGAATCCGCCATCCCGGAGATCCTCGGCGCGGACGCCACGGCGGCCGACGCGCGGGCCCGGGTGCGCGCGGCGGTCGGCGGCAACAGCGCGGCCACCCTGGCCCTCGCCAAGCGCTTCGCGGAGGCCCCGCATGCCGCCTGA
- a CDS encoding FAD-dependent monooxygenase: protein MPPEADGPQVLIAGAGPVGLTLAHELTRRRVRVRVIDRADGPATTSRALAVHPRTLEACHQMGLADALVARGRPVVHFTVHLRGRQLIRFDTNYGRLPTAYPFSLMLDQVRTEEILRERLAGLGVGIEWGVELADCAPCGDRVNAELRRDGRSEQVTVPWLVGADGSRSTVRERLGLRLVGDATQTWLNADVVLDADLSRDSNHLVHTGSGTVLLVPFPDPGKWRAVDTGYAGQGADPETVRRRLAGSLARGLGRPVAVSEPTWVSVFRVQQRMITAMRSGRCFVAGDAAHVHSPASGQGMNTGMQDAYNLAWKLADVVRGHAREELLDTYAAERIPVGGRLLSSTRTATALVALRNAVAPVAMPVGLSFLKAVRPLKRRVEHRIMAGMSGLALHYADSPLTYGTGDGAAGVHPGHLVACTEQDVARHPGLRALRQALTDPRWLLLLFADDGGAAELALRYGRAVQIRTVIPHEDEDGPALADPDDALRQTLGVPPGGWALIRPDGYLAAKGQRSGTTTLTARLQALHLLPEDTAPGAGDSAGRPAPDGTRRGVTTE from the coding sequence ATGCCGCCTGAGGCGGACGGCCCGCAGGTGCTGATCGCCGGCGCCGGGCCCGTCGGCCTGACCCTGGCGCACGAGCTGACCCGCCGGCGCGTCCGCGTCCGGGTCATCGACCGGGCGGACGGCCCGGCGACCACCAGCCGGGCGCTGGCCGTGCATCCGCGCACCCTGGAGGCGTGCCACCAGATGGGCCTGGCGGACGCCCTGGTGGCGCGGGGCCGGCCGGTCGTCCACTTCACCGTGCACCTGCGCGGCCGGCAGCTGATCCGCTTCGACACCAACTACGGCAGGCTGCCCACGGCGTACCCGTTCAGCCTGATGCTCGACCAGGTCCGTACGGAGGAGATCCTGCGCGAGCGCCTGGCCGGGCTGGGCGTCGGGATCGAGTGGGGCGTGGAACTGGCGGACTGCGCGCCCTGCGGGGACCGGGTCAACGCCGAACTGCGCCGTGACGGCCGCTCCGAACAGGTCACCGTGCCCTGGCTGGTGGGCGCGGACGGCTCGCGCAGCACCGTACGCGAGCGGCTGGGGCTGCGGCTGGTCGGCGACGCGACGCAGACCTGGCTCAACGCGGACGTGGTCCTGGACGCCGACCTGTCCCGCGACAGCAACCACCTGGTGCACACCGGTTCCGGGACGGTGCTGCTGGTGCCGTTCCCCGACCCCGGCAAGTGGCGTGCGGTGGACACCGGGTACGCAGGTCAGGGAGCCGATCCGGAGACGGTACGGCGCCGCCTCGCCGGGTCCCTGGCGCGCGGTCTCGGGCGTCCGGTGGCGGTCTCGGAGCCGACCTGGGTCTCCGTCTTCCGCGTACAGCAGCGCATGATCACCGCCATGCGCTCCGGCCGCTGCTTCGTGGCCGGGGACGCCGCGCACGTCCACAGCCCGGCCTCCGGCCAGGGCATGAACACCGGCATGCAGGACGCCTACAACCTGGCGTGGAAGCTGGCGGACGTGGTGCGCGGACACGCGCGGGAAGAGCTGCTGGACACCTACGCCGCCGAGCGCATCCCGGTGGGCGGCAGGCTGCTGTCCTCGACGCGCACGGCCACGGCCCTGGTGGCGCTGCGCAACGCCGTGGCGCCGGTGGCCATGCCCGTGGGCCTGTCCTTCCTCAAGGCGGTGCGCCCGCTCAAACGACGCGTCGAGCACCGGATCATGGCGGGAATGTCCGGCCTCGCCCTGCACTACGCGGACAGTCCGCTGACGTACGGCACGGGCGACGGGGCGGCAGGGGTACACCCCGGGCACCTGGTCGCGTGCACGGAACAGGACGTGGCGCGCCACCCCGGCCTCCGGGCGCTGCGGCAGGCGCTCACCGATCCCCGGTGGCTGCTTCTGCTGTTCGCTGATGATGGCGGCGCCGCGGAGCTGGCACTGCGGTACGGCCGGGCCGTACAGATACGCACCGTCATCCCTCACGAGGACGAAGACGGCCCCGCCCTCGCCGACCCCGACGACGCTCTGCGGCAGACCCTCGGCGTCCCTCCCGGCGGCTGGGCGCTGATCAGGCCGGACGGCTATCTGGCCGCGAAGGGGCAGCGGTCCGGCACCACCACCCTGACCGCCCGGCTCCAGGCACTGCACCTGCTCCCGGAGGACACCGCGCCCGGCGCCGGTGACTCTGCCGGCCGGCCCGCGCCGGACGGCACACGCCGGGGCGTGACGACCGAATGA
- a CDS encoding SDR family oxidoreductase, protein MTAINGAPAAGGSVALVIGGTRGIGLAAARKLSAAGSEVLLNYAHDEDGALAAERQLSEEGGKVRLMRADIGRPAGVVRLLEDIRRTHGRLDVLVHAAGSFHPAPTASPHIGKYLGDGAVAVGPLLYGAARLGTLMTPDTGRIVAVSSIGARTVVPGYAGLGMAKAALETLVRYLAVELAGKGVAVNAVAAGKIADGGPVPAQVLEGLLRRTPTGRLATAEEVADVVALLCRPEAGGLHGQVLTVDGGACLR, encoded by the coding sequence ATGACAGCGATCAACGGCGCACCGGCGGCAGGCGGTTCGGTGGCACTGGTCATCGGCGGCACCCGCGGCATCGGGCTGGCCGCCGCCCGCAAACTGAGCGCGGCGGGCAGCGAGGTGCTGCTCAACTACGCGCACGACGAGGACGGCGCGCTGGCGGCCGAACGGCAGCTGTCCGAGGAGGGCGGCAAGGTACGGCTGATGCGCGCGGACATCGGCCGCCCCGCCGGTGTGGTGCGGCTGCTGGAGGACATCCGGCGCACCCACGGCCGGCTGGACGTCCTGGTGCACGCAGCCGGTTCCTTCCATCCGGCGCCGACCGCGTCCCCGCACATCGGCAAGTACCTGGGCGACGGCGCCGTGGCGGTCGGACCGCTGCTGTACGGGGCGGCGCGCCTGGGCACCCTGATGACCCCGGACACGGGCCGTATCGTCGCCGTCTCCAGCATCGGCGCCCGGACGGTCGTCCCCGGCTACGCGGGTCTGGGCATGGCCAAGGCGGCCTTGGAGACGCTGGTGCGGTACCTGGCGGTGGAACTCGCCGGGAAGGGCGTCGCGGTGAACGCGGTGGCCGCGGGCAAGATCGCCGACGGCGGTCCCGTACCGGCCCAGGTACTGGAGGGCCTGCTGCGGCGGACCCCGACGGGGCGGCTGGCGACTGCCGAAGAGGTGGCCGACGTGGTGGCGCTGCTGTGCCGCCCCGAGGCCGGCGGCCTGCACGGACAGGTGCTCACCGTGGACGGCGGGGCCTGCCTGCGGTAG
- a CDS encoding cyclase family protein codes for MRIIDLSTTVDAGRWEVDPVEHEILTPAEGGRHMAEGMRRHHGIDFDPADLPDGELLSLDTLRLTTHTGTHVDAPSHYGSRARYGTPRHIDQMPLDWFLRPGLKLDLTDEPVGAIGADRIRRALDEAGRDPRPYDIVLLHTGADRRAGKPEYFTEFAGLDAAATHLLLDFGVRVIGTDAFSLDAPFGHMIKEYQRTGDRGVLWPAHFVGREREYCQIERLDNLGALPGPDGFLVSCFPFKIAGAGAGWTRAVAVVEE; via the coding sequence ATGCGCATCATCGATCTGTCGACAACCGTGGACGCCGGCCGGTGGGAGGTCGATCCGGTCGAACACGAAATCCTCACCCCGGCCGAGGGCGGCCGGCACATGGCCGAGGGGATGCGGCGCCACCACGGCATCGACTTCGACCCCGCCGACCTCCCGGACGGCGAACTGCTGTCCCTCGACACCCTGCGGCTGACCACCCACACCGGCACCCACGTCGACGCCCCGTCGCACTACGGGTCCCGCGCGCGCTACGGCACGCCGCGCCACATCGACCAGATGCCACTGGACTGGTTTCTGCGGCCGGGCCTCAAGCTCGACCTTACCGACGAGCCGGTGGGCGCCATCGGAGCCGACCGGATACGGCGGGCCCTCGACGAAGCGGGCCGCGACCCGCGTCCGTACGACATCGTGCTGCTGCACACCGGCGCGGACCGGCGGGCCGGAAAGCCGGAGTACTTCACCGAGTTCGCCGGCCTGGACGCCGCGGCGACCCACCTGCTGCTCGACTTCGGCGTCCGGGTCATCGGCACCGACGCCTTCAGCCTCGACGCCCCGTTCGGGCACATGATCAAGGAGTACCAGCGCACCGGCGACCGCGGTGTGCTGTGGCCCGCCCACTTCGTGGGACGGGAGCGCGAGTACTGCCAGATCGAGCGGCTGGACAACCTCGGCGCGCTGCCCGGACCGGACGGCTTCTTGGTCTCCTGCTTTCCGTTCAAGATCGCGGGAGCGGGGGCGGGGTGGACGCGGGCGGTGGCGGTGGTGGAGGAGTAG
- a CDS encoding pentapeptide repeat-containing protein, with amino-acid sequence MRNRRSQQLHRVVRRASRAGNGPPPAGSVPPRPELGWARLIELTSVLLASVVAVLSLWFSNRQVGNQLRIAQGELSTTREGQITERYTAAVGQLGEDSVDVRLGGIYALQRNMEDLPRDHPTIADVLAAYIRTHAGTPPKGGKRVPPDVLAALDVISGRNSAHDGSFVPDLRSTHLPGVELGWDRSSPVAADHKRAQLRGAILRDCDLRDARLSGADLRGARLARADLADADLREADLREATPARANLRDADLSDANVRKADLRFADLRGVDLWGTDLRGAVLYRAKLAGLELSEAHLDGADLRGADLTDAAVARSQVLASRIDAETRLPPDIARDPEVRARIAQAEAEDDGF; translated from the coding sequence ATGCGAAACCGGCGGAGTCAGCAGTTGCACCGCGTGGTCCGGCGCGCTTCCCGGGCCGGGAACGGCCCGCCACCGGCCGGCAGCGTCCCTCCGCGTCCGGAGCTGGGCTGGGCCCGTCTGATCGAGCTGACTTCGGTACTGCTCGCCTCGGTCGTCGCCGTGCTGAGCCTCTGGTTCTCCAACCGCCAGGTGGGCAACCAGTTGCGGATCGCCCAGGGCGAGCTGAGCACCACCAGGGAAGGTCAGATCACCGAGCGGTACACCGCGGCCGTGGGCCAGCTGGGCGAGGATTCGGTGGACGTGCGCCTGGGCGGCATCTACGCCCTGCAGCGCAACATGGAGGACCTCCCCCGCGACCACCCCACCATCGCCGACGTCCTGGCCGCCTATATCCGCACCCACGCCGGCACCCCGCCGAAAGGCGGCAAACGGGTGCCACCCGATGTCCTGGCCGCGCTCGACGTGATCAGCGGCCGGAACTCCGCCCATGACGGCTCCTTCGTTCCCGACCTCCGCTCCACCCACCTGCCCGGCGTCGAACTGGGGTGGGACCGTTCGTCTCCCGTCGCCGCCGACCACAAGCGGGCCCAGTTGCGCGGAGCGATCCTCCGTGACTGCGACCTGAGGGACGCGCGTCTGAGCGGCGCGGACCTGCGAGGCGCGAGGCTCGCACGCGCCGATCTGGCCGACGCGGATCTGCGCGAGGCGGACCTCCGGGAAGCCACTCCGGCGCGGGCGAACCTGCGCGACGCGGACTTGTCCGACGCCAACGTGCGCAAGGCGGACCTGAGGTTCGCGGATCTTCGCGGCGTGGACCTGTGGGGCACCGATCTGCGCGGCGCGGTCCTGTACCGGGCGAAACTGGCCGGCCTGGAGCTCAGCGAGGCGCACCTGGACGGAGCCGACCTCCGCGGTGCTGATCTCACGGACGCGGCGGTGGCACGGAGCCAGGTCCTCGCGAGCCGCATCGACGCGGAGACCAGGCTCCCACCGGACATCGCCCGCGATCCGGAGGTGCGGGCCCGGATCGCTCAGGCCGAGGCGGAGGACGATGGTTTCTGA
- a CDS encoding acyltransferase domain-containing protein, with protein MTADTKATGAPAARAPRPVALLLPGQGSQYRRMAAGLYAAEPVFAEAVDEVLGAMGAEGARMHADWLAERPELPVDHVLRAQPLLFAVDYALGRLVTSWGIRPVALLGHSIGEMAAATLAGVFTVRDAARVVLDRVTRLTAAPPGGMLAVAESAASLEPFLGDGVVVGAVNAPRQTVLGGPEDALRAVGETLRARGITAQRVPALSPFHSPAIAPHARGAEAVLATVERRPPRTVVHSCYTAAPLTAQQVADPAYWAAHPVDQVRFWPALDGLLAPGGLVVVEAGPGRTLSSLALRHPSVRRGDCMVVPLSPKRADGPEDDRVALGEAVDALRGEGYRIP; from the coding sequence ATGACGGCGGACACGAAGGCCACCGGGGCGCCCGCCGCACGGGCGCCCCGGCCGGTGGCGCTGCTGCTGCCCGGCCAGGGCTCCCAGTACCGGCGGATGGCGGCGGGGCTGTACGCGGCCGAGCCGGTCTTCGCCGAGGCGGTCGACGAGGTGCTGGGCGCGATGGGGGCCGAGGGCGCCCGTATGCACGCCGACTGGCTGGCCGAGCGGCCGGAGCTGCCGGTGGACCACGTACTGCGGGCGCAGCCGCTGCTGTTCGCCGTCGACTACGCGCTCGGCCGCCTGGTGACGAGCTGGGGCATCCGTCCGGTGGCGCTGCTCGGCCACAGCATCGGCGAGATGGCGGCCGCCACGCTCGCCGGGGTGTTCACGGTGCGCGACGCCGCGCGGGTGGTGCTCGACCGGGTGACGCGGCTGACGGCCGCGCCCCCGGGCGGCATGCTGGCGGTGGCGGAGTCCGCCGCGTCGCTGGAACCTTTCCTCGGCGACGGCGTGGTGGTCGGCGCCGTCAACGCGCCGCGGCAGACCGTACTCGGAGGGCCGGAGGACGCGCTGCGCGCCGTGGGGGAGACCCTGCGGGCCCGCGGCATCACCGCCCAGCGGGTCCCCGCGCTCAGCCCGTTCCACAGCCCGGCGATCGCCCCGCACGCCAGGGGCGCCGAGGCGGTGCTCGCCACGGTGGAACGCCGGCCGCCGCGCACCGTGGTCCACTCCTGCTACACGGCCGCACCACTGACGGCCCAGCAGGTCGCCGACCCCGCGTACTGGGCCGCGCACCCCGTGGACCAGGTGCGCTTCTGGCCCGCTCTGGACGGGCTGCTGGCGCCCGGCGGACTGGTGGTGGTCGAAGCGGGACCCGGCCGTACGCTGTCGAGCCTCGCCCTGCGCCACCCCTCCGTACGCCGTGGGGACTGCATGGTCGTACCGCTGTCACCTAAGCGGGCGGATGGGCCGGAGGATGACCGGGTGGCTTTGGGGGAGGCGGTGGACGCCTTGCGGGGTGAGGGGTACCGGATTCCCTGA
- the oxyQ gene encoding 4-dedimethylamino-4-oxo-anhydrotetracycline transaminase OxyQ, whose product MRELPEFPWDVLLPYKKRAAAHPDGLVNLALGEPVDATPDVLRDALAAATDAPGYPPTEGTPALREAAAAWLRRRLGVTVDPSAVLPAVGTKELIAWLPAMLGTGPGDTVAFPRLAFPTFDVSARLAGARGRPVDSPLELGSEPVKVVWLNSPSNPEGRVLSVPELREIVAWARDRGAVLVNDECYIEYGWDRRPVSLLDSAVCGGSHDGLLAVHSLSKRSNLAGYRAGVCSGDPALIGRLLQVRKHAGHAVPAPVQAAMVAALEDDAHVERQRDRYAYRRRVLRTALEGAGFRVEHSEGGLFLWATRGEPCWPAVQKLADLGILVAPGAFYGEAGEQYVRIAFTATDERIAAAAARLT is encoded by the coding sequence ATGAGGGAACTGCCCGAATTTCCGTGGGATGTGCTGCTGCCGTACAAGAAGCGCGCCGCGGCCCACCCCGACGGGCTGGTCAACCTGGCGCTGGGCGAACCGGTCGACGCCACGCCCGACGTGCTGCGCGACGCCCTCGCGGCGGCGACCGACGCGCCCGGCTACCCGCCCACGGAGGGGACGCCCGCGCTCCGCGAAGCGGCCGCCGCATGGCTGCGCCGCCGCCTGGGCGTGACGGTGGACCCCTCGGCCGTACTGCCCGCGGTCGGCACCAAGGAGCTGATCGCCTGGCTCCCGGCGATGCTGGGCACCGGCCCCGGCGACACGGTGGCCTTTCCCCGGCTGGCGTTTCCCACCTTCGACGTCAGCGCGCGCCTCGCGGGCGCGCGGGGGCGCCCGGTGGATTCACCGCTGGAGCTCGGCAGTGAACCGGTCAAGGTGGTCTGGCTCAACTCGCCGTCCAACCCGGAGGGCCGGGTGCTGTCCGTACCCGAGCTGCGCGAGATCGTGGCCTGGGCGCGGGACCGGGGCGCCGTCCTCGTCAACGACGAGTGCTACATCGAATACGGGTGGGACCGGCGGCCGGTGTCGCTGCTGGACTCGGCGGTGTGCGGCGGCAGTCACGATGGTCTGCTGGCGGTGCACTCGCTGTCCAAGCGGTCCAACCTCGCGGGCTACCGCGCGGGCGTCTGCTCCGGCGACCCGGCCCTGATCGGGCGCCTCCTCCAGGTACGCAAGCACGCCGGGCACGCGGTCCCGGCCCCCGTACAGGCGGCCATGGTGGCCGCCCTGGAGGACGACGCCCACGTGGAGCGGCAGCGAGACCGGTACGCCTACAGGCGGCGCGTTCTGCGCACGGCCCTGGAGGGGGCCGGGTTCCGCGTCGAGCATTCCGAAGGCGGCCTGTTCCTGTGGGCCACCCGGGGTGAGCCCTGCTGGCCCGCCGTACAGAAGCTGGCCGATCTCGGCATCCTCGTCGCACCCGGTGCCTTCTACGGCGAGGCCGGTGAGCAGTACGTACGGATTGCGTTCACGGCGACCGACGAACGCATCGCCGCGGCCGCCGCCCGGCTGACATGA